A genome region from Camelina sativa cultivar DH55 chromosome 10, Cs, whole genome shotgun sequence includes the following:
- the LOC109126866 gene encoding uncharacterized protein LOC109126866, which translates to MENESEFYVKPKCSRKRRRHFDEYVQDIDEGTVLQGEEGFRDNYFLNIMDQTIVSVETRFEQFESFSCFCREKFFKAEADKELSTIYNVTRQVE; encoded by the exons ATGGAGAATGAATCTGAATTTTATGTAAAGCCGAAATGTTCCAGAAAAAGGAGAAGACATTTTGATGAATATGTTCAAGACATTGATGAAGGTACGGTTTTACAAGGTGAAGAAGGCTTTAGAGacaattattttctaaacatcATGGATCAAACGATTGTTTCTGTTGAGACACGATTTGAACAATTTGAAAG TTTCAGTTGCTTCTGCAGAGAGAAGTTTTTCAAAGCTGAAGCTGATAAAGAATTATCTACGATCTACAATGTCACAAGACAAGTTGAATGA
- the LOC104719161 gene encoding cytochrome b561 and DOMON domain-containing protein At4g12980: MASSYLRISLSFVFWALLLSPAVSQSSSSCSSQTFSGVKSYPHCLDLLDLKAFLHYSYDASNTTLSVVFSAPPSKPGGWIAWAINPKSTGMAGSQALVASKDPKTGVTSVTTLNIISYSSLVPSKLSFEVWDIKAEEAAKDGGALRIFAKVKVPADLAAKGKVNQVWQVGPGVSNGRIAPHDFSGPNLNAMGALDLTGATPSVPVSGGGEGNSKVHKRNIHGILNAVSWGILFPIGAMIARYMRIFESADPAWFYLHVSCQFSAYVIGVAGWATGLKLGSESKGIQYNSHRNIGIALFSIATLQMFAMLLRPRKDHKFRFVWNIYHHGVGYSILILGIINVFKGLSILNPKHTYKTAYIAVIATLGGITLLLEAVTWVIVLKRKSANSTKHPKP; encoded by the exons ATGGCGTCTTCTTACCTTAGAATCTCTCTTTCCTTTGTCTTCTGGGCTTTGCTACTCTCACCGGCTGTGTCAcagtcatcatcttcttgttcgTCACAGACATTTTCCGGCGTCAAATCTTACCCTCACTGCCTCGACCTCCTTGACCTCAAAGCCTTTCTCCATTACTCCTATGACGCATCTAACACAACCCTCTCCGTTGTTTTCTCTGCTCCACCTTCAAAGCCTGGTGGATGGATCGCTTGGGCTATTAACCCTAAATCCACCGGCATGGCTGGATCTCAAGCCCTCGTTGCCTCTAAGGACCCTAAAACCGGCGTCACCTCCGTTACCACCCTCAACATCATCTCATACAGCTCTCTTGTTCCCTCGAAGCTCTCGTTTGAAGTGTGGGACATTAAGGCCGAGGAGGCGGCTAAAGACGGTGGAGCTTTGCGGATCTTTGCGAAGGTGAAGGTTCCGGCGGATTTGGCGGCTAAAGGGAAGGTTAATCAGGTTTGGCAGGTCGGACCTGGAGTGTCCAATGGAAGGATAGCCCCTCATGATTTCAGCGGTCCAAATCTCAACGCGATGGGAGCGCTCGATCTGACTGGAGCCACCCCATCAGTCCCTGTTTCCGGGGGCGGTGAAGGGAACTCTAAGGTTCATAAGAGAAAC ATCCATGGGATATTGAACGCTGTGAGTTGGGGAATTCTGTTCCCGATTGGAGCCATGATAGCTAGATACATGAGGATATTTGAATCAGCAGATCCTGCTTGGTTTTACCTCCACGTGTCATGTCAGTTCTCGGCGTACGTCATTGGTGTAGCCGGATGGGCCACCGGACTTAAGCTAGGTTCCGAATCCAAAGGTATTCAGTACAACAGTCACCGAAACATAGGCATCGCTCTCTTCTCTATTGCCACTCTTCAG ATGTTTGCGATGCTGTTGCGGCCAAGGAAGGACCACAAGTTTAGATTCGTTTGGAATATTTACCACCACGGAGTTGGATACTCTATCCTCATCCTTGGAATCATCAATGTTTTCAAAGGTCTTAGCATCTTAAACCCAAAGCATACTTACAAGACGGCTTACATTGCTGTGATTGCGACCTTAGGAGGCATTACTTTACTCTTGGAAGCTGTTACTTGGGTCATTGTCCTCAAGAGAAAATCTGCTAATTCTACTAAGCATCCTAAGCCTTAA
- the LOC104719162 gene encoding cytochrome b561 and DOMON domain-containing protein At4g12980-like, with translation MIARYMRIFESADPAWFYLHVSCQFSAYVIGVAGWATGLKLGSESKGIQYNSHRNIGIALFSIATLQMFAMLLRPRKDHKFRFVWNIYHHGVGYSILILGIINVFKGLSILNPKHTYKTAYIAVIATLGGITLLLEAVTWVIVLKRKSANSTKHPKP, from the exons ATGATAGCTAGATACATGAGGATATTTGAATCAGCAGATCCTGCTTGGTTTTACCTCCACGTGTCATGTCAGTTCTCGGCGTACGTCATTGGTGTAGCCGGATGGGCCACCGGACTTAAGCTAGGTTCCGAATCCAAAGGTATTCAGTACAACAGTCACCGAAACATAGGCATCGCTCTCTTCTCTATTGCCACTCTTCAG ATGTTTGCGATGCTGTTGCGGCCAAGGAAGGACCACAAGTTTAGATTCGTTTGGAATATTTACCACCACGGAGTTGGATACTCTATCCTCATCCTTGGAATCATCAATGTTTTCAAAGGTCTTAGCATCTTAAACCCAAAGCATACTTACAAGACGGCTTACATTGCTGTGATTGCGACCTTAGGAGGCATTACTTTACTCTTGGAAGCTGTTACTTGGGTCATTGTCCTCAAGAGAAAATCTGCTAATTCTACTAAGCATCCTAAGCCTTAA